A window of the Brassica napus cultivar Da-Ae chromosome C5, Da-Ae, whole genome shotgun sequence genome harbors these coding sequences:
- the LOC106367615 gene encoding glutathione S-transferase T3-like, with protein sequence MDPLYANSTGFVHSPGPKPLERQKWTAKEDLVLISAWLNTSKDPIVGNEQKAGAFWKRIEVYVNASPQLNGCPPRESSQCKQRWGRVNDSVGKFVGSFEAALKNQASGQNENDVMKVAHEIFTNDHGALFSLEHCWRELRFDQKWRSQYLSKDGVKYKGKESADKRKDQAEVVVEDDEVRPPGVKASKAAKRRKHGNEAAFDQINDILAVKNEISKNKILSRLLAKPEDTLSDIEVSLKNKLISEML encoded by the exons ATGGATCCTCTCTACGCTAACTCTACCGGGTTTGTCCACTCTCCCG GTCCTAAGCCACTGGAAAGGCAGAAGTGGACGGCAAAAGAAGACTTGGTGCTGATcagtgcttggttgaacacCAGCAAGGATCCGATTGTCGGTAATGAGCAGAAGGCAGGGGCGTTTTGGAAGAGAATAGAGGTCTACGTTAACGCCAGCCCTCAGCTCAATGGCTGTCCTCCTAGAGAGTCTAGTcagtgtaagcagaggtgggggAGAGTGAATGACTCGGTGGGGAAGTTTGTAGGATCCTTTGAGGCCgctttgaagaaccaagctaGTGGCCAAAACGAGAATGATGTAATGAAGGTTGCGCATGAAATCTTCACTAATGACCATGGGGCATTGTTCAGTCTAGAACATTGTTGGAGGGAACTCAGGTTCGATCAAAAATGGAGATCACAGTACCTGTCCAAAGATGGTGTAAAGTACAAAGGCAAGGAATCTGCGGACAAGaggaaggatcaagcggaggtGGTGGTCGAGGATGATGAGGTGCGGCCTCCTGGTGTTAAGGCTAGCAAAGCAGCGAAACGGAGGAAGCACGGGAATGAAGCAGCTTTTGATCAAATAAACGACATCCTAGCTGTGAAAAATGAGATATCGAAAAATAAAATCCTTAGCCGTCTCCTAGCCAAACCAGAAGACACACTATCTGATATTGAAGTCTCTCTTAAGAACAAACTCATATCTGAAATGCTTTGA